In a single window of the Neospora caninum Liverpool complete genome, chromosome VIIa genome:
- a CDS encoding Heavy metal translocating P-type ATPase, related, which produces MDEPAIGEPSEAAYVPLSSASTSQHPRTDVWEFQVGGMRCGNCARKIENRLRQTFTSSILSVDVDVRGGRVKVSATRSPGASDTAGVVTHAEIAGAIAVLGLDVSLLSSGSPVAASCVASVDFSASTSLATTVETGKQAERGAEENRGNPEASLKEQLRYAELRVEGMTCASCARHIEKHVQKLPGVLSVAVNLILESATVEYRASCHASSPTVTVEDIRRHVEDLGYRTSVGLDRPLYTSSAASVFPKRASPSGDGGGAAGSATESTGEKTRRASSSALLAPCTPPAATLHLCLLPPFPSRALESCSPQADLPTFSSSSRGASRASSSLLNPNTQPLLQSASTQAEPRPTPPLPARPFARARAVPQAHARPSSSAADASGPRCSAAPSESVAAFVSWLEKQQGIIAVASASDAGAAERARRRSQVFFSLLRSATSRGEDDAALSRGPSAYPPSLASSALCAPHETRWERRDFQLGLPGIRVTYSPDQIGAREILERAREAGWSVEWDSTGKKKFGDLQQAAHAENALGKQFVCALLPSIVVFAVMMIIPMDAFPEWMNLRVLPGISARLLVVLLLTTAVMYGPGWRFHRAAYEAARRGMTDMNVLVSLATNIAFLYSLVAVIFTIYVSVTVPPGGRLAASTGSLALSSHGTPFRSPSSASLTSPPLRSSPLASFSLSPGAVVDPAGPAYSSSAVEIVTRGAGLGEPRKQLLDAVQELSLSEESVEQEWNFKFSILPSHARRFSPLPRFLAAVSTAFPDATTDHPEAGRDVSGRRGADGQRSDSRLLTRDEVHVNSFSGRAPGHSVDASNLQMPPSLSLRVVHSQSPASSFARPPPSTRALGSDASEFSDVPSSSSAASHASAEPADPPTFFDLSAVLICVLLLGKLLEVKAKRRAVAALDELSAAQPEFALLVRNQSSSSVTSGRCVIRRCENTPSAGGAKLQSGESHSGAAEETDADPSEFVGVRPSEKASGNRADSDNDRPVRTEKRYKGDAGQEEARRRPHRPRTENFEELIPVELLQLGDVVRVPPGATVPADGEKINEEESLLSEALLTGESVPVSKQKGDSVLGGSLVVGGHTGAPSLHRSAPAGPSADFGADRTTREGRVGASLLLVRVQKLGTASVLGQIFRLVKDAQGTKTKTQQFIDNVAGYFVPGVLLISAVTTVVWLILLFGGFVTPSFRDVDADTLNAFPVASRILFALQFGIGVLSIACPCALGLAAPTALMVGTGVAARLGILVKSGQAFELATKLKALVLDKTGTLTTGKFEVQEVVLLGSSFARLAALAKSSDWRDVLSPAALAPHVCAPNSSSSSPLAPCADVRVALAQAAESPSASHSVSAWGLSVRDLSSPGRPGGLARSHLSLGPTESEAAKGDTRGHGPCLSPSLPEKAGRLEKAINPTASPNTSSAPAQGCSVSSFREMVSAFVWILGVAERHSEHPVAASLMEFVLAWKDLAPLASPSLFKALPGRGLSCRIGKHLAVEVISLTSAETSRAPRRSFEFPAVCASAAFGSSDGAGSSSPSSPVSSGCCSKSERRDAREERTEAREEGEPRGAGEAWAEDQQRGGATVALLVVNQVCLGALALRDAVKLESREAVSLLESHFGLDVWMCTGDSLHTAMAIADAVGLPRSRVVAEALPSAKVAFIEKLQRPDETQTYRPVGMAGDGLNDAPALAHADLSMAIGAGADLALTAADVVILKSRIADLVTFLELSRAVLFTIRLSVVWACIFNAAGIPLAAGVLYKFRVFVPPTVAGAMMALSSVLVISNALLLRRFRPSLLPRLSSSSSLVCGSLSAFWSSLSCSFSSAFFQGSVDRRGRRVYAADARPPRESSLRAASSDSGATEPERTANCPENRTRVGLAAEVASPRAQDFTLPLVSRQCTDA; this is translated from the exons ATGGATGAACCTGCGATAGGAGAACCCTCGGAAGCTGCGTATGTTCCCCTTTCGTCTGCATCCACTTCGCAGCATCCTCGCACCGACGTATGGGAATTTCAAGTTGGGGGGATGCGGTGCGGGAACTGCGCCAGGAAAATCGAAAACAGACTGAGACAGACCTTCACGTCCAGCATTCTCAGCGTTGATGTCGATGTTCGGGGGGGACGCGTGAAAGTTTCCGCCACCCGCTCTCCTGGCGCATCCGACACA GCCGGCGTCGTGACACATGCCGAGATTGCAGGCGCGATTGCAGTCCTTGGACTAGACGTCTCGCTCCTGAGCAGTGGTTCACCAGTTGCCGCTTCGTGTGTTGCGTCGGTCGATTTCTCGGCGTCAACTTCTCTGGCCACAACGGTCGAGACCGGGAAACAAGCGGAGAGGGGCGCTGAAGAGAACCGGGGAAACCCGGAGGCGAGTCTGAAGGAGCAACTGCGTTATGCGGAACTCAGAGTCGAAG GCATGACCTGCGCGTCTTGCGCGAGACACATCGAAAAGCATGTACAGAAGCTGCCAGGCGTGCTGTCGGTCGCCGTCAATCTGATCCTGGAGTCAGCGACGGTTGAGTACCGAGCCTCGTGCCATGCGTCGTCGCCGACTGTGACCGTCGAGGACATCCGTCGCCACGTAGAAGACTTGGGCTACCGCACAAGTGTGGGCCTCGATCGGCCTCTCTATACGTCCTCCGCTGCATCGGTGTTTCCTAAgcgtgcgtctccgtctggcgacggcggaggAGCGGCCGGTTCAGCGACTGAGAGCacaggggagaaaacgaggcgagcttcctcgtctgctctTTTGGCTCCATGTACCCCTCCAGCAGCGACATTACACCTGTGTCTGCTCccgccttttccgtctcgcgctctggAGTCCTGCTCGCCTCAAGCAGACTTGCCgacgttctcttcttcctctcgcggcgcttcgcgtgcgtcttcctcgcttctcaaCCCCAACACGCAGCCTCTCCTTCAGTCCGCCTCGACGCAGGCCGAGCCAcggccgacgccgccgctTCCCGCTCGGCCTTTTGCGCGTGCACGCGCAGTTCCAcaggcgcatgcgcgtccctcttcttcggccgcGGATGCGTCGGGCCCCCGGTGTTCGGCTGCTCCCTCGGAATCCGTAGCAGCCTTCGTCAGCTGGCTAGAGAAGCAACAAGGCATTATCGCCGTCGCCAGTGCGtccgacgcaggcgcagcggaACGCGCCCGACGCAGGTCCcaggttttcttctctttgctgcGAAGCGCGACGAGCcgtggagaggacgacgctgCTCTGTCTCGGGGGCCGTCCGCCTACCcaccttctctcgcctcctccgctctTTGCGCTCCCCACGAAACGCGCTGGGAGCGGCGCGACTTTCAGCTGGGTCTGCCGGGGATCCGAGTCACCTATTCGCCCGACCAAATTGGCGCGCGGGAGATTTTGGAGCGCGCCCGGGAGGCCGGATGGAGCGTCGAGTGGGACTCGACCGGCAAAAAGAAATTTGGAGACCTCCAGCAGGCAgcacacgcagaaaacgcaCTAGGCAAACAGTTTGTGTGTGCGCTCCTTCCGTCGATAGTCGTTTTCGCGGTGATGATGATCATCCCCATGGACGCGTTCCCCGAATGGATG AACCTCCGAGTGCTTCCGGGGATCTCCGCGCGCCTGCTCGTCGTCCTGCTCCTAACGACAGCAGTCATGTACGGCCCCGGTTGGCGCTTTCACCGCGCGGCGTATGAGGCCGCGCGTCGCGGTATGACGGACATGAACGTCTTGGTCTCTCTGGCAACGAACATCGCCTTCCTGTATTCGCTCGTCGCTGTTATCTTCACCATCTACGTTTCTGTAACTGTCCCACCTGGGGGCCGGCTGGCCGCGTCAACgggttctctcgctttgtcAAGTCACGGGACTCCGTTTCGCTCCCCGTCCTCTGCAAGTCTGACATCGCCCCCGTTGaggtcttcgcctctcgcttcgttttcgctATCACCTGGCGCTGTGGTCGATCCTGCTGGACCGGCATATTCTTCGTCGGCTGTCGAGATCGTGACGCGAGGAGCGGGACTGGGAGAACCACGGAAGCAGCTTTTAGACGCAGTGCAGGAGCTCTCTCTGTCAGAAGAGAGCGTTGAACAGGAATGGAACTTCAAATTCTCCATTCTGCCCTCACAcgcgcgccgcttctcccctcttccgcgtttcctcgcggcCGTCTCCACTGCTTTCCCCGACGCAACGACGGACCACCCCGAGGCAGGGAGGGACGTGAGTGGCCGACGAGGGGCAGATGGCCAGAGGAGTGATTCACGTCTTCTGACCCGCGACGAGGTCCACGTCAACTCGTTTTCAGGACGAGCACCGGGACACTCTGTAGACGCTTCGAATCTTCAAATGCCTCCTTCGCTGTCCTTGCGTGTCGTCCATTCCCAGTCGCCAGCCTCCTCGTTCGCTCGACCTCCGCCCTCGACTCGCGCTCTAGGCTCTGATGCATCTGAGTTCTCGGATGtaccttcctcttcctctgcagcTTCGCATGCCAGCGCCGAGCCTGCGGACCCGCCGACCTTCTTCGACTTATCGGCGGTCCTCAtctgcgttcttcttctgggCAAACTTTTGGAAGTCAAGGCGAAGCGACGCGCGGTTGCTGCCCTGGACGAACTGTCGGCGGCTCAGCCCGAGTTTGCGTTGCTGGTCCGGAACcagtcgtcttcctctgtgaCCTCGGGGCGTTGCGTGATTCGGCGATGCGAGAACACACCgagcgcgggaggcgcgaagctGCAGAGTGGCGAGTCGCACAGCGGAGCGGCCGAGGAGACCGACGCAGACCCAAGCGAGTTCGTGGGGGTCCGCCCGAGCGAAAAAGCAAGTGGAAATCGCGCGGACAGTGACAACGACAGACCGGTGCGAACTGAGAAGAGATACAAAGGTGATGCGGGCcaagaggaagcgcgacgaCGCCCACACAGACCAAGAACAGAAAACTTCGAAGAACTTATTCCTGTTGAACTGCTCCAGCTAGGCGACGTGGTGCGAGTCCCTCCGGGTGCCACCGTTCCCgccgacggagaaaagatTAATGAG GAGGAGTCGCTCCTTAGCGAGGCGTTGCTGACGGGCGAGAGCGTGCCTGTTTCCAAACAAAAGGGCGACTCCGTTCTCGGCGGCTCGCTTGTCGTAGGCGGACACACTGGGGCGCCGTCTTTGCACCGGTCGGCGCCTGCCGGTCCTTCAGCCGATTTCGGGGCAGACCGGACCACGAGGGAAGGACGCGTAGGCGCTTCTTTGCTGCTGGTTCGTGTCCAGAAACTTGGGACGGCAAGTGTCCTCGGACAGATCTTTCGGCTGGTGAAAGACGCGCAGGGAACGAAAACCAAGACTCAGCAGTTCATTGACAACGTTGCCGG GTATTTCGTGCCCGGTGTCCTCCTCATTTCCGCTGTTACAACCGTCGTGTGGCTGATCCTGCTTTTCGGCGGCTTCGTCACTCCCTCCTTCCGCGACGTCGACGCGGACACCCTCAACGCCTTCCCGGTGGCGTCGAGGATTCTCTTCGCCCTACAGTTTGGCATCGGCGTCCTTTCTATTGCTTGTCCGTGTGCTCTCG GTCTCGCGGCGCCGACAGCACTGATGGTGGGCACAGGCGTGGCTGCGCGTCTGGGAATTCTTGTCAAAAGCGGGCAAGCTTTTGAGCTCGCGACCAAGTTGAAAGCCCTCGTTCTTGATAAGACAGGAACCCTGACCACAG GCAAATTCGAAGTGCAAGAAGTCGTTCTCCTGGGATCCTCCTTCGCCCGCCTTGCCGCCCTCGCAAAGTCGTCAGACTGGCGAGACGTCCTGTCCCCGGCAGCTCTCGCTCCCCATGTCTGCGCTCCCaactcttcctcttcgtcgcctcttgcTCCTTGTGCGGACGTTCGAGTTGCGCTCGCCCAGGCCGCGGAGTCGCCTTCGGCGTCCCACTCGGTGTCTGCGTGGGGGCTGAGCGTGAGAGATCTGAGCAGTCCAGGGCGGCCAGGCGGCCTCGCTCGGTCCCATCTGTCTTTGGGGCCCACGGAAAGTGAAGCTGCGAAAGGTGACACACGAGGACACGGTCCTTGCTTGTCCCCGTCCCTTCCCGAGAAAGCGGGAAGGCTCGAGAAAGCGATAAACCCGACCGCGTCGCCGAACACGTCTTCCGCACCGGCTCAAGGCTGTTCTGTGTCCTCGTTTCGCGAGATGGTGTCAGCGTTTGTGTGGATTTTAGGTgtagcagagagacacagcgagcaTCCGGTTGCAGCTTCGCTGATGGAGTTTGTTCTCGCTTGGAAGG ATCTAGCGCCTCTCGCTAGCCCGTCCTTGTTCAAGGCCCTCCCGGGCAGAGGCCTTTCATGCCGGATCGGCAAACATCTGGCCGTGGAGGTCATCTCGCTGACAAGCGCGGAAACCAGCCGAGCTCCGCGGCGCTCGTTCGAGTTTCCTGCCGTCTGTGCGTCGGCGGCCTTCGGGTCTTCCGATGGCGccggttcctcttctccctcctctcctgtaTCTTCTGGGTGCTGCTCCAAAAGCGAGCGGAGAGATGCGAGGGAGGAGcggacggaggcgagagaggaaggggaaccTAGAGGGGCGGGAGAG GCATGGGCAGAAGACCAGCAACGCGGCGGAGCAACCGTCGCACTCCTGGTGGTTAATCAAGTCTGCCTCG GTGCACTCGCGCTGCGAGATGCCGTGAAGCTGGAGAGCCGAGAGGCAGTTTCCCTCTTAGAGTCCCATTTCGGGCTCGACGTCTGGATGTGCACTGGCGACAGCCTTCACACGGCTATGGCGATTGCGGACGCGGTGGGTCTCCcgcgctctcgcgtcgtTGCTGAGGCCTTGCCGTCGGCCAAAGTCGCCTTCATCGAGAAGCTGCAAAGACCGGATGAAA cgcaAACATACCGTCCCGTCGGAATGGCGGGGGACGGTCTCAACGACGCTCCAgctctcgcgcatgcagatcttTCCATGGCGATCGGAGCGGGGGCGGATCTCGCCCTCACAGCGGCGGACGTCGTCATCCTCAAGTCCAG GATTGCGGACCTCGTCACATTTCTCGAACTCTCTCGAGCGGTCCTCTTCACCATTCGCCTGAGCGTCGTATGGGCCTGTATCTTCAACGCAGCTGGTATCCCTCTCGCTGCTGGAGTCTTGTACAAATTTAGAGTCTTCGTCCCACCCACCGTAGCAGGCGCCATGATGGCTCTCAGCTCAGTGCTCGTCATTTCCAATGCGCTCCTGCTAAG GCGCTtccgtccgtctcttcttcctcgcctctcttcgtcctcttcgctggTTTGCGGTTCGCTCTCGGCTTTCTGGTCTTCTCTATCTTGCTCATTCtcgtctgctttcttccAAGGTTCCGTAGACCGCCGCGGGCGTCGCGTCTACGCCGCCGAcgctcgccctcctcgaGAGTCTTCTCTTCGTGCTGCTTCTTCCGACTCCGGAGCAACCGAACCAGAACGAACGGCGAACTGCCCAGAGAACCGAACGCGGGTGGGCCTTGCAGCGGAGGTTGCGTCTCCCAGAGCACAAGACTTCACGCTTCCTCTTGTCAGTCGACAATGCACAGACGCTTGA